The following proteins are co-located in the Sebastes umbrosus isolate fSebUmb1 chromosome 24, fSebUmb1.pri, whole genome shotgun sequence genome:
- the LOC119483338 gene encoding uncharacterized protein LOC119483338 isoform X3, translating to MAEEEGSSGNELEEQFKSLLSRLSEEDSEPFCSDFCKLVEEYASHWQVPLPRLRILEIALRYFAGASTLKTNCDHVSHTVSSLALSVFELLLFFDQKDFHQEPLKHFAVTFQECNSALARHQNVHLLQVERLVRGGGPWAGPALQAILSESSLPQSEVDGCISSELPVFFELRVHYLLSCERVSEAMALAKCCAAHPTAGQHLFFLQVYLTWLFKTSQHDRLHKEVAEFNGKDAVHIICSLECEETDELLLALSRAFLSQQLLRGDMYYLYDLVFIWSKLHSRLNTSKQALLEESHQLMLSATNVNSIFPFIRDILQEPSEDGIEFCVELCANALGSCRPCDVITKSLIYKTIAGLLPNDLEVSRVCALLVFFLERTVESYKMLYLLYMPPDQEYHVEYSPIRNHIRFETLQFLKKDLCFDPEFWNLIALRTNCLKLMSETVVSDALEEIMEDKWILSYCTKEPAFRSRASVCQKARKKRHHEEDSEEDADSASRRLKVGPGRPRLNVDHTIKKKGNRGSSSEPLRRSFWQQERLQDNGELRRTTRLSEKNLPKRRIMKPKWLLEDSGTLGENNVIPKIKKHGLKHQKDHASSVEKRSETGELKNNANHNPSVNSHLMARENNSKHRRGFSLESPKPAASPQVILELSLPDNELMGTFTEDACNRQRGFPQVLLYRPTLKVPAASQSLKTVQRKLVILRARDAAMFAQQLHCYALQQKGKGNTPNIQGSVSTITRSSVQGSPPKDPLCEKPAAEVKGGFTSQTPAAAEATKSPVLQAQTTKAVSQKTFSGRELSEKSSVEMKVTNASQTSAETDLTEAPMVDKVLHAPTVTSVGEFCEEPAVEMKVTIASTAANVTPSPGLDKVSKAVKDAVEVSQTSTEDNDQMVVTDKISNIGAADSTPSQSQDVLKDGKQDLKSLSSQAETVKNPVAPEVLAAVSNSISEVTDVSLSKGHVPCKNDTSGGTVVTTSTPTDQDSINDISALTLVTEMVTELAPEALARDLENHKAPEGSSSKGSTAGSKSKAPRKLHSRSSCSIAADVQGKEEGTRDVAPETPEDPELPESEESKVEYCTFCNKDFKGSRLVPHALFHYRKDECMFCGVMFNDNILAMRHLSDHIEKLKRSKDSAGNNAQENCVFETKDISTSKTSAKAKTTNVSSGRRSRGRPRKSTHCPKSLSLPESNPSGSRQLRSSGKPVDQPLREKKENALKHLDSKTPVHKINGHIGKKKELDRPKKDALKSEAKRPLKQQEISQKRAKDGAERLQENQDVEMESPAASASVDKGLSSKATESVQVLKKTTKRKVVEEKNLEPQEKLCCPVEGCGWSTDPSKNRVAVLYHALDDHYGEVKPLELAFRVGNSKCNSCMRVMLSFEHFQHHVEIHRLLPRHPCLHQGCTARFKSGPEMRRHTRRHSPLQAVCCLPGCSQLFICLWALNLHEREHYTAKPTKPDKNTNEQTGDKQDNTPNGKKQPDRKPEDATVNKTASVKDARKLRGEASHNSTGKHVQAPLPTTVSASPLKEESKERNETKDSHVLKNLSNKDTSAQPTGPNLRLRQKLRKVTNTIQSHKVISSSLKRNNKVRHKVKEKQVKVNTKSPKRRGRPPKSKEAVHDENTTAGQNNQTVVVEKTALLVSPPKAEKAESSTQSGNSAPDVPADGLNVRTAPPTTSGEKKSALEKKSKSVDQQVEAKAAVESSPDMEGEAKEGGSIPAATASGLNEPTSKERTQKKKKASQKRKNVLKEGDTKIVKKKRKVDVLKEGDTKIVKKKRKDDVLKEGDTKIVKKKRKHDVLKEGDTKVVKKKRKDDVLKEGDTKIVKKKRKDDVLKEGDTKIVKEKCKDEGVPPAKTEPLAEVNAEVVESPGCSVVMNGQAAKEDVNSTAPNDALPEDRPKPYMRLPPTAYLDEKYITMPKRRKELSFFQRCSHCFATFSSAEELESHLQLQTCSNLFGFDSDDEGSSLTY from the exons CTTGTGGAGGAGTACGCCTCTCACTGGCAGGTGCCGCTGCCTCGACTCAGGATCCTGGAGATAGCTCTCCGCTACTTCGCTGGAGCCTCCACcttaaaaacaaactgtgatcATGTGTCCCACACAGTCAGTAGTCTGGCCTT GAGTGTTTTTGAGTTGCTGCTGTTCTTTGACCAGAAAGACTTCCATCAGGAGCCGCTGAAACACTTCGCTGTTACATTCCAG GAATGTAACTCGGCTCTTGCGAGGCATCAGAATGTCCACTTGCTTCAGGTGGAGCGTTTGGTTCGGGGCGGTGGGCCTTGGGCCGGCCCAGCCTTACAGGCAATCCTCAGTGAATCCAGTTTACCTCAGAGTGAAG TGGATGGATGCATCAGCTCCGAGCTGCCGGTGTTCTTTGAGCTCCGGGTGCACTACCTCTTATCCTGTGAGCGGGTCAGTGAGGCGATGGCCCTGGCTAAGTGTTGTGCTGCGCATCCCACAGCAGGACAACACTTGTTCTTCCTCCAGGTCTACCTCACGTGGCTGTTCAAAACTTCACAGCATGACCGCCTGCATAAAGAG GTTGCTGAATTTAATGGTAAAGATGCAGTACACATCATCTGCAGTTTGGAGTGTGAGGAAACGGATGAGTTGCTACTAGCCCTCAGCAGAGCCTTCCTCTCCCAGCAGCTCCTCAGGGGAGACATGTATTATTTGTA TGATCTTGTCTTCATTTGGAGTAAACTTCATAGTCGGTTGAATACATCCAAGCAAGCTCTACTTGAGGAGAGTCATCAGCTGATGCTGTCTGCCACCAATGTTAACTCAATCTTCCCGTTCATCAGAGACATACTGCAAGAG CCGAGTGAAGATGGTATCGAGTTCTGCGTGGAGCTTTGTGCTAACGCCCTGGGGTCTTGCCGTCCCTGCGACGTCATCACCAAATCCCTAATCTACAAAACCATCGCCGGCCTGCTACCCAACGACCTGGAGGTTTCCCGGGTGTGTGCTCTGCTCGTCTTCTTCCTCGAACGCACCGTTGAGTCCTACAAGATGTTGTACCTCCTTTACATGCCTCCTGATCAGGAGTACCACGTGGAGTACAGCCCCATCAGAAATCACATTCGCTTTGAAACCCTGCAG tTCTTGAAGAAGGACCTGTGTTTTGACCCAGAGTTTTGGAACCTCATTGCTTTGCGGACAAACTGTTTGAAGCTGATGAGCGAGACGGTGGTCAGCGATGCCCTCGAAGAAATCATGGAGGACAAATGGATCCTGAGCTATTGCACCAAAGAGCCTGCTTTCCGATCACGTGCATCAGTATGTCAGAAAGCAAGAAAAAAGCGGCACCATGAAGAGGACAGTGAAGAGGATGCTGACAGTGCATCCAGGAGATTAAAGGTGGGCCCGGGCAGACCACGGCTAAATGTTGACCACACTATAAAGAAGAAAGGCAACCGGGGGTCATCATCTGAACCTTTGAGGCGTTCATTTTGGCAACAAGAGAGACTACAGGACAATGGGGAACTAAGACGCACAACACGACTCTCGGAGAAGAACCTACCAAAACGGAGGATTATGAAACCCAAGTGGCTTCTGGAAGACTCGGGAACTCTTGGAGAGAATAATGTTATTCCGAAGATCAAAAAACATGGGTTGAAACATCAAAAGGACCACGCATCCTCTGTCGAAAAGAGGTCTGAAACGGGTGAGCTCAAGAACAATGCAAATCACAATCCTTCAGTTAACTCTCATTTAATGGCAAgggaaaacaacagcaagcaccggAGAGGTTTTTCGTTGGAATCTCCTAAACCAGCAGCCTCTCCACAAGTAATTCTTGAGCTCTCCCTCCCAGACAATGAACTGATGGGAACGTTTACCGAGGACGCTTGCAACAGACAGAGGGGTTTCCCTCAAGTGCTTCTTTACAGACCTACATTGAAGGTTCCTGCCGCGTCTCAATCCTTGAAGACTGTACAACGCAAATTGGTGATTCTCAGAGCGCGGGATGCAGCGATGTTTGCACAGCAGTTGCACTGTTACGCTCTGCAGCAGAAAGGAAAAGGTAACACGCCGAATATTCAAGGTTCGGTATCAACAATCACACGCTCCTCTGTGCAAGGAAGTCCTCCAAAGGATCCACTCTGTGAAAAGCCTGCAGCTGAGGTGAAAGGTGGATTCACCTCTCAGACGCCAGCAGCAGCCGAAGCTACAAAATCCCCAGTCCTTCAAGCTCAAACTACAAAAGCAGTCTCacaaaagacattttcaggaaGAGAGCTCTCTGAGAAGTCTTCTGTTGAGATGAAAGTCACCAACGCGTCACAGACATCAGCAGAAACTGACCTTACAGAAGCCCCGATGGTAGATAAGGTCCTGCATGCTCCAACTGTTACTTCAGTTGGAGAGTTCTGTGAAGAGCCTGCTGTTGAGATGAAAGTCACTATTGCCTCAACAGCAGCTAATGTCACTCCATCCCCAGGTTTAGATAAGGTCTCTAAAGCTGTTAAGGACGCAGTTGAGGTTTCCCAAACCTCAACGGAGGACAACGATCAAATGGTAGTTACTGATAAAATCTCAAACATTGGAGCTGCTGATTCAACGCCCTCACAGTCACAAGATGTTCTTAAAGATGGGAAGCAAGATCTGAAGTCACTCTCTTCTCAAGCGGAAACTGTCAAAAACCCTGTAGCCCCAGAAGTGCTCGCCGCTGTCAGCAACAGCATTTCTGAGGTGACAGATGTTTCACTCTCAAAAGGACATGTGCCTTGTAAAAACGACACAAGTGGCGGAACAGTGGTCACTACGTCTACACCCACAGATCAGGACAGTATAAATGACATATCGGCTCTGACATTAGTGACAGAAATGGTTACTGAACTTGCACCTGAGGCACTTGCTCGAGATCTGGAGAATCACAAAGCTCCAGAGGGCAGCTCCTCCAAGGGGTCAACAGCTGGAAGTAAATCTAAAGCTCCTCGCAAATTACACTCCAGATCCAGCTGCTCTATAGCTGCAGACGTGCAAGGGAAGGAAGAGGGAACTCGGGATGTTGCTCCAGAAACGCCTGAGGACCCTGAACTCCCGGAATCAGAGGAATCCAAGGTGGAGTACTGTACCTTCTGCAACAAGGACTTTAAGGGAAGTCGCCTTGTACCACACGCTTTGTTCCACTATCGTAAAGATGAGTGCATGTTCTGCGGGGTGATGTTCAATGATAACATTCTGGCCATGAGGCACCTGTCTGACCATATTGAAAAGCTAAAGAGGAGCAAAGATTCCGCTGGTAACAATGCCCAAGAAAACTGCGTCTTTGAGACCAAAGATATCTCCACATCTAAGACCTCCGCCAAAGCAAAGACCACAAACGTGTCCTCTGGGCGCCGTAGTCGTGGGAGACCGAGGAAATCTACACACTGTCCTAAATCATTGAGCCTTCCAGAGTCAAACCCATCTGGGTCCAGACAGTTGAGATCCAGTGGCAAGCCAGTGGATCAACCTTTAcgtgaaaagaaagaaaacgcGTTGAAGCACCTTGATAGTAAAACTCCTGTCCACAAGATAAATGGGCATATTGGCAAAAAGAAAGAGCTTGACAGACCGAAAAAGGACGCCTTGAAGTCAGAAGCTAAGCGGCCACTTAAACAGCAGGAGATCTCTCAAAAAAGAGCAAAGGATGGAGCTGAGAGATTGCAAGAAAACCAAGATGTAGAGATGGAGTCACCTGCAGCATCAGCGTCGGTAGACAAAGGGCTCAGCTCCAAGGCGACAGAATCAGTGCAGGTCCTGAAGAAAACCACAAAACGGAAAGTTGTTGAAGAGAAAAATCTGGAGCCACAAGAAAAACTTTGCTGTCCTGTGGAGGGTTGCGGCTGGTCTACAGACCCGTCCAAAAACCGCGTTGCAGTCCTTTACCACGCTCTCGACGATCACTACGGCGAGGTCAAACCTTTAGAGCTAGCCTTCCGTGTGGGAAACAGCAAATGTAATAGCTGCATGAGGGTCATGTTGAGTTTTGAACACTTTCAGCACCACGTCGAAATACACAGACTCCTTCCTCGGCATCCCTGCCTTCATCAGGGTTGTACCGCCAGATTCAAAAGTGGACCGGAAATGAGGCGCCACACCAGGAGGCACAGTCCACTGCAGGCAGTGTGCTGCCTCCCTGGTTGTTCTCAGCTATTTATTTGTCTCTGGGCACTGAACCTTCATGAAAGAGAGCACTATACTGCCAAACCCACTAAACCAGACAAGAACACAAACGAACAAACGGGTGACAAACAGGATAACACACCGAATGGGAAGAAACAACCGGATCGCAAGCCAGAAGACGCAACTGTAAATAAGACTGCGAGTGTAAAGGATGCTCGTAAATTAAGAGGAGAAGCTTCACATAATTCAACAGGAAAACATGTTCAGGCTCCTCTTCCCACCACTGTCAGTGCATCTCCGTTGAAAGAGGAGTCAAAAGAACGAAATGAGACCAAGGATTCACACGTCTTGAAGAATCTTTCCAACAAGGACACCTCCGCGCAGCCCACTGGCCCTAATCTGAGATTAAGGCAAAAGTTGAGAAAAGTTACAAATACAATCCAAAGTCACAAAGTCATCTCATCATCATTAAAACGGAACAACAAAGTAAGGCACAAGGTCAAGGAAAAGCAGGTCAAAGTGAACACAAAAAGTCCCAAAAGAAGAGGGCGTCCTCCGAAGTCAAAGGAAGCTGTGCATGATGAGAACACCACTGCTGGTCAAAACAATCAAACTGTAGTCGTAGAAAAAACTGCTCTGCTTGTAAGCCCCCCTAAAGCAGAAAAGGCAGAAAGCTCAACACAAAGCGGTAACTCTGCGCCAGATGTCCCAGCTGACGGCTTAAATGTGAGAACTGCACCACCCACCACCTCAGGAGAGAAAAAATCTGCTTTGGAAAAGAAGTCAAAATCTGTAGACCAGCAGGTTGAGGCTAAAGCAGCAGTAGAGAGCTCTCCTGATATGGAAGGAGAAGCTAAAGAAGGAGGAAGCATCCCTGCTGCCACAGCTAGCGGTTTAAATGAACCGACTTCTAAAGAgagaacacagaagaagaagaaagcaagTCAGAAGCGCAAGAATGTTCTGAAAGAAGGTGACACAAAAATTGTCAAGAAAAAACGCAAAGTTGATGTTCTGAAAGAAGGTGACACAAAAATTGTCAAGAAAAAACGCAAAGATGATGTTCTGAAAGAAGGTGACACAAAGATTGTCAAGAAAAAACGCAAACATGATGTTCTGAAAGAAGGTGACACAAAAGTTGTCAAGAAAAAACGCAAAGATGATGTTCTGAAAGAAGGTGACACAAAAATTGTCAAGAAAAAACGCAAAGATGATGTTCTGAAAGAAG GTGACACAAAAATTGTCAAGGAAAAATGCAAAGATGAGGGTGTTCCACCAGCAAAAACTGAACCGCTGGCTGAGGTGAATGCGGAGGTGGTGGAGAGCCCTGGTTGCTCTGTGGTGATGAACGGACAAGCAGCGAAGGAAGACGTCAATTCGACAGCGCCCAACGACGCTCTCCCAGAGGACAGACCAAAGCCATACATGCGTCTGCCGCCTACAGCGTACTTGGACGAGAAGTACATCACCATGCCAAAACGAAGGAAGGAGCTCTCCTTCTTCCAGCGATGTTCCCACTGTTTTGCGACGTTCTCCAGCGCCGAGGAGCTGGAGAGTCATCTCCAGCTGCAGACGTGCTCCAACCTCTTTGGATTTGACTCCGATGACGAGG GCAGCAGTTTAACATACTAA